The Roseicyclus marinus genome has a segment encoding these proteins:
- a CDS encoding dihydrodipicolinate reductase: MTRAIPALPGALAGAILGIFAAEPLAAEGFSVVDSADRFVSLVNGRELRRFGIRLNVTPEGEIIGRAFGAPVTGAWTWQGGYFCRDLFWNGDDLGYNCQLVEQSGDTLRFTSDQGSGMSAELNLQ, from the coding sequence ATGACCCGTGCGATACCTGCCCTGCCGGGCGCACTGGCAGGTGCCATCCTGGGGATATTCGCAGCCGAACCCCTCGCCGCCGAGGGGTTCAGCGTCGTCGACAGCGCCGACCGTTTCGTATCGCTCGTGAACGGGCGCGAATTGCGGCGCTTCGGCATCCGGCTGAACGTGACGCCCGAGGGCGAGATCATCGGCCGCGCCTTCGGTGCGCCGGTGACGGGGGCCTGGACATGGCAGGGCGGCTATTTCTGCCGGGACCTGTTCTGGAACGGCGATGATCTGGGCTACAATTGCCAATTGGTCGAGCAAAGCGGCGACACCCTGCGCTTCACCTCCGATCAGGGGTCCGGCATGTCGGCGGAACTGAACCTCCAGTGA
- the dapB gene encoding 4-hydroxy-tetrahydrodipicolinate reductase yields MGDSIGIAVMGASGRMGRMLIDTITASDKAHLVGVTERPGHDWIGRDLGVALGGAASGVMVHDDPLEVIVKAQAVIDFTTPSATLAHAQLTAQARCVHVIGTTGLSDSDIAALDAAARHAVIVRAGNMSLGVNLLTRLAQEVAHALDTDFDVEIVEAHHKHKVDAPSGTALMLGEAVARGRGVDLADVSDRGRDGITGERRPGDIGFAAIRGGDIVGEHDVIFAGAGERIILRHVATDRGIFARGALKAALWGHGKAPGHYSMMSVLGLA; encoded by the coding sequence ATGGGCGACAGCATCGGTATCGCGGTGATGGGCGCTTCGGGGCGGATGGGTCGGATGCTGATCGACACCATCACGGCCTCGGACAAGGCGCATCTGGTGGGCGTGACCGAACGCCCCGGCCATGACTGGATCGGCCGCGATCTGGGCGTGGCCCTTGGGGGGGCGGCCAGCGGCGTCATGGTCCATGACGACCCGCTCGAGGTGATCGTCAAGGCGCAGGCGGTGATCGATTTCACCACGCCCAGCGCCACGCTCGCCCATGCCCAACTGACCGCGCAGGCGCGCTGCGTCCATGTGATCGGCACCACCGGCCTCAGCGACAGCGACATCGCCGCACTCGATGCCGCCGCGCGCCATGCCGTGATCGTGCGCGCGGGCAACATGAGCCTCGGGGTGAACCTCCTGACCCGGCTGGCGCAGGAAGTCGCCCATGCCCTCGATACCGATTTCGACGTGGAAATCGTCGAGGCCCACCACAAGCACAAGGTCGATGCCCCCTCTGGCACCGCGCTCATGCTGGGCGAGGCCGTGGCGCGCGGGCGCGGTGTCGATCTCGCCGATGTCTCCGACCGGGGCCGCGACGGCATCACGGGCGAACGTCGACCCGGCGACATCGGCTTTGCCGCGATCCGGGGCGGCGACATCGTCGGCGAACATGACGTGATCTTTGCAGGGGCCGGCGAACGCATCATCTTGCGCCATGTGGCGACCGATCGCGGCATCTTCGCGCGCGGCGCGCTCAAGGCCGCGCTCTGGGGCCATGGCAAGGCACCGGGCCATTATTCGATGATGAGCGTTCTGGGCCTGGCGTAA
- a CDS encoding RsmB/NOP family class I SAM-dependent RNA methyltransferase, with protein MGLEARQAALRTLDGVLREKRMLAHLPGDTRLSPADQARAARLASLVLRHLGPLDACIAPYLDRKPPLPALMILRLAAAELLVAGEDAHGVVDSAVTLAKRGKGTARMAGMVNAVLRKLAVEGPDRFAHEAPQRLPGWIAGPVKKRWGAETLRAIEAAHLPLPPIDLTLKPGAAPDLPGATRLPTGSLRLPAGTQVTALPGYDTGAFWVQDAAAALPVRLLGDVAGLRVLDLCAAPGGKTLQLSALGADVTALDLSPSRMARVEQNLARTGLSATRVTGDALDHDAPAYDAILLDAPCTATGTIRRHPDLPHVKPWTEVEPLTRLQMQLIDHALGLLKPGGRLVFCTCSLLPVEGEFQVTAALKRHEGLRVIPADAPALGGDSAWHSPEGGLRLRPDLWPDLGGIDGFYMACLTRP; from the coding sequence ATGGGGCTCGAGGCGAGACAGGCGGCACTCAGAACGCTCGACGGCGTGCTGCGCGAAAAGCGGATGCTGGCCCATCTGCCGGGCGACACGCGCCTTTCCCCCGCCGATCAGGCCCGCGCGGCCCGCCTCGCCTCGCTCGTCCTGCGCCATCTCGGCCCGCTGGACGCCTGCATCGCCCCCTATCTCGACCGCAAGCCGCCGCTGCCCGCGCTCATGATCCTGCGCCTTGCCGCGGCCGAGCTGCTGGTCGCGGGCGAAGACGCCCATGGCGTCGTCGACAGCGCCGTCACGCTCGCCAAGCGCGGCAAGGGCACGGCGCGGATGGCGGGAATGGTCAATGCCGTCTTGCGCAAACTCGCCGTCGAAGGGCCCGACCGCTTCGCCCATGAGGCGCCGCAGCGCCTGCCGGGCTGGATCGCGGGACCGGTCAAGAAACGCTGGGGGGCCGAAACCCTCCGCGCGATCGAGGCGGCGCATCTGCCCCTTCCGCCCATCGACCTGACCCTCAAACCGGGGGCCGCCCCCGATCTTCCCGGCGCCACCCGCCTGCCCACCGGCAGCCTGCGCCTGCCCGCCGGTACACAGGTCACGGCGCTTCCCGGCTATGACACCGGCGCCTTCTGGGTGCAGGATGCCGCCGCTGCCCTGCCCGTGCGCCTTCTGGGCGATGTGGCAGGCCTGCGCGTCCTCGACCTTTGCGCGGCACCGGGCGGCAAGACGCTGCAACTGTCGGCCCTTGGGGCCGATGTCACAGCGCTCGACCTGTCGCCATCGCGCATGGCGCGGGTGGAACAGAACCTTGCCCGCACCGGCCTCTCCGCCACGCGCGTCACGGGAGATGCGCTCGATCATGACGCGCCCGCCTATGACGCGATCTTGCTCGATGCGCCCTGCACGGCCACCGGCACGATCCGCCGCCACCCCGACCTGCCCCATGTCAAACCCTGGACCGAGGTCGAGCCGCTGACCCGTCTCCAGATGCAGCTGATCGACCATGCGCTCGGGCTCCTGAAACCCGGCGGCAGGCTCGTATTCTGCACCTGCTCCCTTCTGCCGGTCGAGGGCGAGTTCCAGGTCACCGCCGCCCTCAAACGCCACGAAGGCTTGCGCGTCATCCCCGCCGATGCCCCGGCGCTCGGCGGCGATTCCGCCTGGCACAGCCCCGAAGGCGGCCTGCGCCTGCGCCCCGATCTCTGGCCCGACCTTGGCGGCATCGACGGCTTCTACATGGCCTGCCTCACCCGCCCGTGA
- a CDS encoding alpha/beta fold hydrolase — translation MAIEGFSRSRISVGDVTLSVHRGGAGTAMILLHGYPQTHMTWHRVAPVLARDFDVIIPDLRGYGDSDAPPDDAAHGVYSKRRVAQDIVALMEALGIARAHVIGHDRGARVAYRMALDHPGRVDRLGIVEIVPTADFWAVWSAELALKAYHWTFLAQPAPLPESLIGADGAGYVARTLASWTLAGDLSPFAPEALDSYLRQAGDPARVAAMCADYRAGATTDRALDEADRAAGRKIAAPLRFVWGRHGFPARTGDPLGIWRGWAEDVSGAEIDGCGHFAMEEAPDAFLAAMLPHFSG, via the coding sequence ATGGCGATTGAGGGGTTTTCCCGGTCACGGATTTCCGTGGGCGACGTGACGCTGTCGGTGCATCGCGGCGGGGCGGGGACTGCGATGATCCTGCTCCATGGCTATCCGCAGACCCACATGACCTGGCACCGGGTGGCCCCGGTTCTGGCGCGGGATTTCGACGTCATCATTCCCGACCTGCGCGGCTATGGCGACAGCGATGCGCCCCCCGATGATGCGGCGCATGGGGTCTATTCCAAGCGGCGGGTGGCACAGGACATCGTGGCGCTGATGGAGGCGCTGGGGATCGCGCGGGCCCATGTGATCGGGCATGATCGGGGGGCGCGGGTGGCCTACCGGATGGCGCTCGATCATCCGGGGCGGGTGGACCGGCTGGGGATCGTGGAGATCGTGCCGACGGCAGATTTCTGGGCTGTCTGGTCGGCGGAGCTGGCGCTCAAGGCTTATCACTGGACCTTTCTGGCGCAGCCCGCGCCCTTGCCCGAAAGCCTGATCGGGGCGGATGGCGCGGGCTATGTGGCGCGGACACTGGCAAGCTGGACGCTGGCGGGCGACCTGTCGCCCTTTGCGCCCGAGGCGCTTGACAGCTACCTGCGGCAGGCGGGCGATCCGGCGCGGGTTGCGGCGATGTGCGCTGATTACCGGGCCGGGGCGACGACGGACCGGGCGCTGGACGAGGCCGACCGCGCGGCGGGGCGCAAGATCGCGGCCCCCTTGCGCTTTGTCTGGGGGCGGCACGGGTTTCCGGCGCGCACCGGCGATCCCTTGGGCATCTGGCGCGGCTGGGCCGAGGATGTGAGCGGAGCCGAGATCGACGGCTGCGGGCATTTCGCGATGGAGGAAGCGCCCGACGCCTTTCTGGCGGCGATGCTGCCGCATTTTTCGGGGTAG
- the purH gene encoding bifunctional phosphoribosylaminoimidazolecarboxamide formyltransferase/IMP cyclohydrolase, with protein MTDTVQPRRALISVSDKTGLIEFATALVGHGVDLLSTGGTAKALRDAGLPVRDVAEVTGFPEMMDGRVKTLHPMVHGGLLALRDNADHLAAMETHKIGAIDLLVVNLYPFEATVASGAAYDDCIENIDIGGPAMIRAAAKNHAFVGVVVDTEDYAEVLAQIAEHGGTTLAFRQRLARTAYARTAAYDAAVSTWMAAAQGDATPRRRAFAGVLKQTMRYGENPHQQAAFYTDGSGRPGVATARQHQGKELSYNNINDTDAAFELVAEFAPADGPACAIIKHANPCGVARGETMLDAYRKAFDCDRTSAFGGIVALNQRLDAATAEEIVKIFTEVVIAPDADDDAIAIFAAKKNLRLLTTGALPDPRQPVLAYKQVAGGLLVQDKDTGHVPETDLRVVTKRAPSAAEMADLRFAWTVAKHVKSNAIVYVRDGATVGVGAGQMSRVDSSTIAALKAGRMGAELGLPETPAKGSVVASDAFFPFADGLMAAAEAGATAIIQPGGSMRDDEVIAAADAAGLAMVFTGMRHFRH; from the coding sequence ATGACCGATACCGTGCAGCCGCGCCGCGCGCTGATTTCCGTGTCCGACAAGACCGGGCTGATCGAGTTTGCCACCGCGCTCGTGGGTCACGGGGTCGACCTGCTCTCGACCGGCGGCACCGCCAAGGCGCTGCGCGATGCGGGCCTGCCCGTCCGTGACGTGGCCGAGGTGACGGGGTTCCCCGAAATGATGGATGGCCGGGTCAAGACGCTGCATCCCATGGTCCATGGCGGGCTTCTGGCGCTCCGCGACAATGCCGACCACCTCGCCGCGATGGAGACCCACAAGATCGGCGCGATCGACCTTCTGGTGGTCAACCTCTACCCGTTCGAGGCGACCGTCGCCTCCGGTGCCGCCTATGACGATTGCATCGAGAACATCGACATCGGCGGCCCCGCGATGATCCGCGCCGCAGCCAAGAACCACGCCTTTGTCGGTGTCGTGGTCGATACCGAGGATTATGCCGAGGTGCTGGCCCAGATCGCGGAACATGGCGGCACCACGCTTGCCTTCCGCCAGCGTCTGGCGCGCACGGCCTACGCCCGCACCGCCGCCTATGACGCCGCCGTCTCGACCTGGATGGCCGCGGCCCAGGGCGATGCCACGCCGCGCCGCCGCGCCTTTGCGGGCGTGCTCAAGCAGACCATGCGCTACGGCGAAAACCCGCATCAGCAGGCCGCCTTCTACACCGACGGCTCGGGCCGCCCCGGCGTCGCCACCGCCCGCCAGCACCAGGGCAAGGAACTGAGCTACAACAACATCAACGACACCGACGCGGCCTTCGAGCTTGTCGCCGAATTCGCCCCCGCCGATGGCCCCGCCTGCGCCATCATCAAGCATGCCAACCCCTGCGGCGTGGCGCGCGGCGAAACCATGCTCGACGCCTATCGCAAGGCCTTCGATTGCGACCGCACCAGCGCCTTTGGCGGGATCGTCGCCCTTAACCAGCGCCTGGATGCCGCCACCGCCGAGGAGATCGTCAAGATCTTCACCGAGGTCGTGATCGCCCCCGACGCCGATGACGACGCCATCGCGATCTTCGCCGCGAAAAAGAACCTCCGCCTCCTGACCACCGGGGCGCTGCCCGATCCGCGCCAGCCGGTTCTCGCCTACAAACAGGTCGCAGGCGGGCTTCTGGTGCAGGACAAGGACACGGGCCATGTCCCCGAAACCGATCTGCGCGTCGTGACCAAGCGCGCTCCCAGCGCCGCCGAAATGGCCGATCTGCGCTTTGCCTGGACCGTGGCGAAACATGTGAAATCCAACGCCATCGTCTATGTCCGCGACGGCGCGACCGTGGGCGTCGGTGCGGGCCAGATGAGCCGGGTGGACAGTTCCACCATCGCAGCCCTGAAAGCGGGCCGTATGGGGGCCGAGCTGGGCCTGCCCGAGACCCCCGCCAAGGGCTCGGTCGTGGCCTCCGACGCCTTCTTCCCCTTCGCCGATGGCCTGATGGCCGCCGCCGAGGCGGGCGCGACCGCCATCATCCAGCCCGGCGGCTCCATGCGCGACGACGAGGTGATCGCGGCCGCCGATGCGGCGGGGCTTGCCATGGTCTTTACCGGCATGCGCCACTTCCGGCATTGA
- a CDS encoding heparinase II/III family protein, with the protein MTDRPDSDAAAPPPAARVRAADRWAAWRAGMTGPGIRGFLWQPEPSFSGSDARGRQLMAGNLVFGGHLVETAGRQPWDIAAPSADFLEALHGFDWLDDLASVPGGAGRKQAQEWLSGWMKRYGRGSGPGWTPDLTGRRQMRMVTHALFLMNGQTPEDRSRTFALLGRQAAYLQMRWRKTPPGLSRFRALSGLIYSACALTGMETALQPALRGLAQECATRIDGTGGIASRNPEELLEVFHLLTWVAAILKEIGKPPDPAVNTAIGRIAPTLRSLRHADGTLARMQGGGRGAPGRLDAALARSNVRPSRVKGLAMGYARLGGRRVSLIVDAAPPLLGPGSFDAHASTLAFELVSGRQPVIVSAGSGKRFGTAWRRAGRATASHSTLSLLGYASARLARGGERQDPERQDFVSGPTLVEVQEAEMKTADGIALSHDGWRQTHGLVHLRSLQLDRDGSLLRGEDGLAAMTERDRATLDRVLARLPGDLGLRYALRFHLHPDATAEIDMGGTAVSIQLPGRETWVFRYGGEATLTLEPSIYLDGSRVKPRATKQIVLTGAVTGYGSAVSWTLARPVGLLPAPGVDETED; encoded by the coding sequence ATGACAGACCGACCAGACAGCGACGCCGCCGCACCGCCCCCCGCCGCACGGGTGCGCGCCGCCGACCGCTGGGCGGCCTGGCGGGCCGGGATGACCGGCCCCGGCATTCGCGGCTTTCTCTGGCAGCCCGAGCCCAGCTTTTCCGGCTCCGACGCGCGCGGGCGCCAGCTCATGGCGGGAAATCTCGTCTTCGGCGGCCATCTCGTGGAAACGGCGGGCCGCCAGCCTTGGGACATTGCCGCCCCCTCCGCCGATTTTCTCGAGGCGCTGCACGGCTTCGACTGGCTGGATGATCTGGCCAGCGTGCCGGGCGGGGCGGGGCGCAAACAGGCGCAGGAATGGCTGTCGGGCTGGATGAAACGCTACGGGCGCGGGTCCGGCCCCGGTTGGACACCCGACCTGACCGGACGCCGCCAGATGCGCATGGTCACCCATGCCCTTTTCCTGATGAACGGCCAGACGCCCGAGGATCGCAGCCGGACCTTTGCCCTTCTGGGGCGACAGGCGGCCTATCTCCAGATGCGCTGGCGCAAAACGCCGCCCGGCCTGTCGCGGTTCCGGGCGCTTTCGGGCCTGATCTATTCCGCCTGTGCGCTGACCGGCATGGAAACGGCGCTGCAACCCGCCCTGCGCGGCCTGGCGCAGGAATGCGCGACCCGGATCGACGGAACGGGCGGGATCGCCTCCCGCAACCCCGAGGAATTGCTCGAGGTCTTTCACCTCCTGACCTGGGTGGCCGCGATCCTCAAGGAAATCGGCAAGCCCCCGGACCCGGCGGTCAATACCGCCATCGGGCGGATCGCGCCCACCCTGCGCAGCCTGCGCCATGCCGATGGAACGCTGGCGCGGATGCAGGGCGGCGGGCGCGGCGCGCCGGGGCGGCTCGATGCGGCGCTGGCGCGCTCCAATGTGCGGCCCTCGCGGGTCAAGGGGCTGGCCATGGGCTATGCGCGGCTGGGCGGGCGGCGCGTATCGCTGATCGTCGATGCCGCGCCGCCCCTCTTGGGTCCCGGCAGCTTCGATGCCCATGCCTCCACCCTCGCCTTCGAACTGGTGTCGGGCCGCCAGCCCGTCATCGTCTCGGCGGGGTCGGGCAAGCGCTTCGGCACCGCCTGGCGCAGGGCGGGCCGCGCCACGGCCAGCCACTCCACCCTGTCGCTCCTGGGCTATGCCAGCGCGCGGCTGGCCCGGGGCGGCGAACGTCAGGACCCCGAAAGACAGGATTTCGTCAGCGGTCCGACCCTCGTCGAGGTGCAGGAAGCCGAGATGAAAACCGCCGACGGCATCGCGCTGTCGCATGACGGCTGGCGGCAGACCCACGGGCTGGTCCACCTGCGCTCTCTCCAGCTCGACCGCGACGGCAGCCTGCTCAGGGGCGAGGACGGGCTTGCCGCCATGACCGAACGCGACCGCGCCACGCTCGACCGGGTGCTCGCGCGCCTGCCGGGCGATCTGGGCCTGCGCTACGCCCTGCGCTTTCATCTCCACCCCGATGCGACGGCCGAGATCGACATGGGCGGCACCGCCGTCTCGATCCAGCTGCCGGGCCGCGAAACATGGGTCTTCCGCTACGGCGGCGAGGCCACACTGACGCTGGAGCCGTCGATCTATCTCGACGGATCGCGGGTCAAACCCCGCGCGACAAAACAGATCGTTCTCACCGGCGCGGTGACCGGTTATGGCAGCGCGGTGAGCTGGACACTCGCCCGCCCCGTTGGCCTGTTGCCCGCACCCGGCGTGGACGAGACAGAGGACTGA
- the truB gene encoding tRNA pseudouridine(55) synthase TruB: MGRSRKGRDVSGWLLIDKPAGMTSTAVVNKLRWAFEAKKAGHAGTLDPDATGMLPVALGEATKTIPYLGEALKGYDFTARWGAATTTDDAEGAVIATSELRPSEEDIRAALPRFVGDIQQVPPQFSAVKVDGERAYDIARGGEVMELAARDLYVDALELLSMPDADHAEFQFVCGSGGYVRSIARDLGQVLGCLGHVLRLRRTWVGPFDIEDAVTMERVEALARTPEIDALLHPVSMALDDLPELKATEAGAARLRNGNPGQVLPGQADYGDLAWASFQGKPVAVGRLKGAELHPERVFNL, from the coding sequence ATGGGTCGCAGTCGCAAGGGGCGGGATGTTTCCGGCTGGCTTCTGATCGACAAGCCTGCGGGCATGACCTCGACCGCCGTGGTCAACAAGCTGCGCTGGGCTTTCGAGGCGAAAAAGGCGGGCCATGCTGGCACGCTGGACCCGGATGCGACGGGGATGCTGCCCGTGGCGCTGGGCGAGGCGACCAAGACGATCCCCTACCTGGGCGAAGCGTTGAAGGGCTACGACTTCACCGCGCGCTGGGGGGCTGCCACCACGACCGATGACGCCGAGGGCGCGGTCATCGCCACCTCGGAGCTGCGGCCGAGCGAGGAGGATATCCGCGCGGCGCTGCCCCGGTTCGTGGGCGATATCCAGCAGGTGCCGCCCCAGTTTTCCGCCGTGAAGGTCGATGGCGAACGCGCCTATGACATCGCGCGGGGCGGCGAGGTGATGGAGCTGGCCGCCCGCGATCTTTACGTGGATGCGCTGGAGCTGCTGTCGATGCCCGATGCGGATCATGCGGAGTTTCAGTTCGTCTGCGGTTCGGGGGGCTATGTCCGGTCGATCGCGCGCGATCTGGGGCAGGTGCTGGGCTGTCTGGGCCATGTGTTGCGGCTGCGGCGGACATGGGTCGGACCCTTCGACATCGAGGATGCGGTGACGATGGAGCGGGTCGAGGCGCTGGCCCGCACGCCCGAGATCGATGCGCTGCTCCATCCCGTCTCGATGGCGTTGGACGATCTGCCCGAGCTGAAGGCGACCGAGGCCGGGGCCGCGCGGCTCAGGAACGGGAACCCCGGACAGGTCCTGCCGGGGCAGGCGGACTATGGCGATCTGGCCTGGGCGTCGTTCCAGGGAAAGCCGGTGGCGGTGGGGCGTCTGAAGGGGGCGGAATTGCACCCCGAGCGGGTGTTCAACCTGTGA
- a CDS encoding DUF1643 domain-containing protein — protein MITRHHQKGDAASIAEYSECETYRYTLTRVWDGGGPKAAFVMLNPSTATEVQNDPTVERCERRARALGFGAFRVLNIFAYRATDPRVMRAAADPVGPGNDAAILAALPWADRVICAWGTHGAHLDRGAQVAAMLRAAGAALWHLGLSKAGHPKHPLYIGYEVQPRLWEGLDHGD, from the coding sequence ATGATCACGCGCCACCATCAGAAGGGCGATGCCGCCTCGATCGCGGAATATTCCGAGTGCGAGACCTATCGCTACACGCTGACGCGGGTCTGGGATGGGGGCGGGCCCAAGGCGGCTTTTGTCATGCTCAACCCCTCGACCGCGACCGAGGTGCAGAATGATCCCACGGTCGAACGCTGCGAAAGGCGGGCAAGGGCGCTGGGCTTTGGGGCGTTCCGGGTGCTCAACATCTTTGCCTATCGGGCGACCGATCCGCGCGTGATGCGGGCCGCCGCCGATCCGGTCGGGCCGGGGAATGATGCCGCGATCCTTGCCGCGCTGCCCTGGGCGGACCGGGTGATCTGCGCCTGGGGCACGCATGGCGCGCATCTGGACCGGGGGGCGCAGGTGGCGGCGATGCTGCGGGCGGCGGGCGCGGCGCTGTGGCATCTGGGCCTGAGCAAGGCGGGCCATCCCAAGCATCCGCTCTACATCGGCTACGAGGTGCAGCCACGGCTGTGGGAGGGTTTGGATCATGGCGATTGA
- the rbfA gene encoding 30S ribosome-binding factor RbfA — MAKNRHSEGAGPSQRQLRVGELIRRVLSQVLARGEVHDPELNAMSITVGEVRTSPDLKIATVYVMPLGGGRREDAITALKRNRGELRRAIMRDMSLKYAPDLRFLIDETFDRMDETRALFDREEVRRDLGGDDAEEEA; from the coding sequence ATGGCAAAGAACCGGCATTCCGAGGGCGCGGGCCCGTCGCAGCGACAGCTTCGCGTGGGCGAATTGATCCGGCGTGTCCTGAGCCAGGTGCTGGCGCGGGGCGAGGTGCATGACCCCGAATTGAACGCCATGTCGATCACCGTGGGCGAGGTGCGGACCTCGCCCGACCTGAAGATCGCGACGGTCTATGTCATGCCGCTGGGGGGCGGGCGGCGCGAGGATGCGATCACCGCGCTCAAGCGCAACCGGGGCGAATTGCGCCGCGCCATCATGCGCGACATGTCGTTGAAATATGCCCCCGACCTGCGGTTCCTGATCGACGAGACCTTTGACCGGATGGACGAGACCCGCGCGCTTTTCGACCGCGAAGAGGTGCGCCGCGATCTTGGGGGGGATGACGCGGAGGAGGAGGCGTGA
- a CDS encoding DUF1674 domain-containing protein, with translation MSDQPEAPDLSHLPPAAQRALAEAVERRKAAKALELPTELGGRDGPEPVRFGDWEKKGIAIDF, from the coding sequence ATGTCCGATCAGCCCGAGGCCCCCGACCTGTCGCATCTGCCCCCCGCCGCGCAACGCGCGCTGGCCGAGGCCGTAGAGCGGCGCAAGGCGGCCAAGGCGCTCGAGCTTCCGACGGAGCTCGGTGGCCGGGATGGACCCGAGCCGGTGCGGTTCGGGGATTGGGAGAAGAAGGGCATCGCCATCGATTTCTGA
- the lspA gene encoding signal peptidase II — protein sequence MKLLLISAAIWFALDQGSKYVVVHAMDLISRGVIEVAPPILTFKMGWNTGINFGLFSGGPEMTRWILIAIAIAITSWLTWWAKNGLTRPIALIAAGAVVGGALGNTIDRLVYGAVADFLNMSCCGIDNPFAFNVADIGIFAGALGLLIFANDSKMGRDGA from the coding sequence ATGAAACTGCTGCTGATCTCCGCCGCGATCTGGTTCGCGCTCGACCAAGGGTCGAAATACGTCGTGGTCCATGCGATGGACCTGATCTCGCGCGGGGTGATCGAGGTTGCTCCGCCCATCCTCACCTTCAAGATGGGCTGGAACACCGGCATCAACTTCGGCCTCTTTTCCGGCGGTCCTGAGATGACGCGCTGGATCCTGATCGCCATCGCCATCGCCATCACATCCTGGCTGACCTGGTGGGCGAAGAACGGTCTGACCCGGCCCATCGCCCTGATCGCGGCGGGGGCCGTGGTCGGCGGGGCGCTGGGTAACACGATCGACCGGCTGGTCTACGGGGCGGTGGCCGATTTCCTGAACATGTCGTGCTGCGGCATCGACAATCCCTTCGCCTTCAACGTGGCCGATATCGGCATCTTTGCGGGTGCCTTGGGCTTGCTGATCTTCGCCAATGACAGCAAGATGGGCCGTGACGGGGCCTGA
- a CDS encoding phosphodiester glycosidase family protein: MSALRLLFLVPVLVLLSGAASAACETVEFDGAPFTTCRVDLAAEDLRLFLRDETGAIYGSFTRVEADLGPGRKLGLAMNAGMFHEDRAPVGLYIEDGVEEMRVITSAGPGNFGLLPNGVLCLQEGSAAILESRTYAAAPPDCRDATQSGPMLVIDGALHPRFIADGTSRNIRNGVGVEDGGQVLHLVISDAPVNFHHFARFFRDHLGVNQALYFDGRVSRLYAPGIGRADIGLPIGPIIGTVVDAAPAGG; this comes from the coding sequence GTGAGCGCGCTTCGGCTCCTGTTCCTCGTCCCGGTGCTGGTCTTGCTGTCTGGGGCAGCGTCCGCGGCCTGCGAAACGGTGGAGTTCGACGGCGCGCCCTTCACCACCTGTCGCGTCGATCTGGCGGCAGAGGACCTGCGCCTGTTCCTGCGCGACGAGACGGGCGCGATCTATGGCAGTTTCACCCGCGTCGAGGCGGACCTTGGCCCGGGCCGAAAGCTGGGCCTGGCCATGAATGCGGGCATGTTCCACGAGGATCGCGCGCCGGTCGGACTTTATATCGAGGATGGTGTCGAGGAGATGCGCGTCATCACCTCGGCCGGGCCGGGGAATTTCGGGCTGTTGCCCAATGGCGTGCTGTGTCTGCAGGAGGGCAGCGCCGCGATCCTCGAAAGCCGGACCTATGCCGCCGCACCGCCCGATTGCCGGGATGCCACGCAATCGGGGCCGATGCTGGTGATCGACGGGGCGCTGCATCCGCGTTTCATCGCCGATGGCACGAGCCGCAATATCCGCAACGGTGTGGGGGTCGAGGATGGCGGGCAGGTGCTGCATCTGGTGATTTCGGATGCGCCGGTGAATTTCCACCATTTCGCGCGGTTTTTCCGCGATCATCTGGGCGTGAACCAGGCGCTTTATTTCGACGGACGGGTGTCGCGGCTCTATGCGCCGGGGATCGGGCGGGCCGATATCGGTCTGCCGATCGGGCCGATCATCGGCACGGTGGTTGACGCGGCCCCGGCTGGCGGGTAG